Proteins encoded within one genomic window of Marasmius oreades isolate 03SP1 chromosome 6, whole genome shotgun sequence:
- a CDS encoding uncharacterized protein (MEROPS:MER0034665; CAZy:CE10): MMFFGTLRSWLTVQHINYRNSIRSGYTGWFVSQPNLDSCQSFPGLLSLTPGRQNSESCNMVEYSHLSEIDPEIAPVVGAIPPLVLDKNSINAVRQYLNGVIVPKLQSKFEPFLPQSSEYSVTDHHIDVGEGAKVLARSIVPSTRDGEDSFPLLFWIHGGFAMGNVDMDDYRLRIASVKLRLSIVNCEYRMPPEHQFPTAVDDLTAALKYVASHPDVFSASLKKGFILGGASGGGNAAAVLSWIARDDPFFSDKPVTGQILHVPVVCHYQAYPEKYRSSLLSLEQNKDAPLLTKDNIVKLMEFYNAPPEDPRISPLLLSSHKGLPPAFIQVCGLDPVRDDGLLYEKVLREAGVSTKLEVYPGAPHGFELSFFDVKQAVKCRDDFEKGLQWLIDIGRRS; encoded by the exons ATGATGTTTTTCGGAACGCTCCGGAGCTGGCTCACTGTACAGCATATAAATTATCGAAACTCGATTCGGTCAGGCTACACGGGTTGGTTCGTATCTCAGCCTAATCTCGATTCTTGCCAAAGCTTCCCGGGGCTCCTCTCTCTGACTCCAGGTCGTCAAAACTCTGAGTCGTGTAACATGGTTGAATACTCGCATCTTTCCGAGATCGACCCCGAAATTGCTCCAGTCGTCGGAGCCATTCCGCCCCTCGTACTCGACAAAAACTCGATTAATGCCGTACGACAATACCTCAATGGAGTCATCGTTCCAAAGCTACAAAGCAAGTTTGAACCCTTCCTTCCACAAA GTTCTGAATACAGCGTTACCGATCATCACATTGACGTCGGTGAAGGGGCAAAGGTACTCGCAAGGTCTATAGTACCCAGTACTCGAGATGGAGAGGACAGCTTTCCGTTGTTATTCTGGATTCATGGCG GTTTTGCCATGGGCAACGTTGATATGGATGATTACCGACTCAGAATAGCAAGCGTCAAACTGAGGCTTTCTATAGTCAATTGCGAGTATCG TATGCCTCCGGAACATCAGTTCCCTACCGCTGTCGATGATTTGACCGCAGCTCTGAAATAC GTTGCCTCCCATCCCGACGTTTTCTCAGCTTCTTTAAAAAAGGGATTCATTCTCGGAGGTGCATCCGGAGGCGGGAATGCAGCTGCGGTACTTTCATGGATTGCTCGAGACGATCCTTTCTTCAGCGACAAACCAGTAACTGGACAAATACTACACGTACCCGTCGTATGTCATTATCAGGCCTACCCAGAAAA ATACAGGTCGTCCCTCTTGTCTCTCGAACAGAATAAGGATGCACCGTTGTTGACGAAAGATAACATCGTTAAACTGATGG AGTTCTACAATGCGCCTCCGGAGGACCCAAGGATTTCACCTCTTTTGCTATCTTCCCACAAAGGTCTTCCTCCTGCCTTCATCCAGGTTTGCGGATTAGATCCCGTGCGCGACGACGGTCTATTGTACGAGAAGGTGTTGAGAGAAGCAGGTGTTTCCACCAAACTCGAAGT ATACCCCGGCGCGCCTCACGGATTCGAATTGTCTTTCTTCGACGTCAAGCAGGCTGTAAAATGTCGGGACGACTTCGAGAAAGGTCTTCAATGGTTGATTGATATCGGAAGGCGGTCTTAG